In a genomic window of Tissierella sp. Yu-01:
- a CDS encoding glycerol-3-phosphate responsive antiterminator encodes MTRNFFTEINDNPIIAAINDLEKIEDVIKSPCKIVFLLMGDILNIGETIKLLRKNDKLVFVHIDLIGGFSKDITALKYINNTFKPDGIITTKSNLIKAAKELRIFTIQRLFLLDSLSLVSGINSVKCIRPDAIEVLPGIMSNIIREIKEETQIPVVAGGLIRYKVDVIESLNAGAVGISTSREEVWYM; translated from the coding sequence ATGACTAGAAATTTTTTTACTGAGATAAATGATAATCCAATTATTGCAGCAATCAATGATTTAGAAAAAATTGAAGATGTGATTAAATCACCCTGTAAAATTGTATTCCTATTAATGGGGGATATCTTAAATATTGGAGAAACAATCAAGTTACTTAGAAAAAATGATAAGTTAGTTTTCGTTCATATTGATTTAATAGGTGGATTTTCAAAGGATATTACAGCATTAAAGTACATAAATAATACATTTAAACCAGACGGAATAATAACGACAAAAAGCAATCTCATAAAAGCGGCAAAAGAATTAAGGATTTTTACTATTCAAAGATTATTTCTACTTGATTCTTTATCGTTAGTCTCTGGTATTAATTCGGTTAAATGTATTAGACCAGATGCCATTGAAGTACTACCGGGAATAATGTCCAATATCATAAGAGAAATAAAAGAGGAGACACAAATTCCAGTAGTGGCGGGAGGGCTAATAAGGTATAAAGTAGATGTAATAGAAAGTCTTAATGCAGGAGCAGTAGGTATATCAACAAGCCGGGAAGAAGTTTGGTATATGTAA
- a CDS encoding DUF1667 domain-containing protein, with amino-acid sequence MEKKEMVCIVCPIGCHLEIIVDAKSETGYTVSGSQCDRGKTYGIKELSNPTRLVTSTVKIIGGNLPRLPVRTDKEIPKDKIFECMKIINVSEIQAPVEMGQIIVENILGTNSNLVASRSLH; translated from the coding sequence GTGGAAAAAAAAGAAATGGTCTGTATAGTTTGTCCTATTGGATGTCATTTAGAAATAATAGTAGACGCTAAAAGTGAAACAGGTTATACTGTTAGTGGTTCTCAATGTGATAGAGGCAAGACCTATGGAATAAAGGAACTATCTAATCCAACAAGGCTTGTAACTTCCACTGTAAAAATTATAGGTGGAAATCTACCAAGGCTTCCAGTAAGGACGGATAAGGAGATACCAAAGGATAAAATCTTTGAATGTATGAAGATTATAAATGTATCAGAAATACAAGCACCAGTAGAAATGGGACAGATTATAGTTGAAAATATTTTAGGCACAAATTCCAATTTAGTTGCTTCTAGAAGTTTACATTAG
- a CDS encoding FAD-dependent oxidoreductase, with the protein MLSYDIVVIGGGPAGLAAAIEAKKNGVNNILVIERDRELGGILQQCIHNGFGLHIFKEELTGPEYAERFIKELCEMGIEFKLDTMVLDITKDKIVTAINTVDGLINIQAKAIILAMGCRERTRGALSIAGTRPVGIYNAGLAQRLINMEGYMVGKKVIILGSGDIGLIMARRLVLEGAEVIGVLARGSYAAGLGRNVVQCLEDYNIPLMLRHNIVKINGKDRVESVVVVKTDENKNPIPGTEEIYECDTVLLSVGLIPENELSANLGIRLDRNTGGPIVNESMETNTEGIFACGNVLHVHDVVDYVTQESQRAGRAAARYVKNEFVTNSEYIKTKPGNGVKYIVPQIVQIDNLKGPIEFFMRVRDVYNDSRIIVKLDDIKIRELKRQHMIPSEMERLVIDSRLLKEGSIMTVEICSGGEL; encoded by the coding sequence ATGCTGAGTTACGATATAGTAGTTATTGGAGGAGGCCCAGCAGGTTTAGCAGCTGCTATTGAAGCTAAAAAGAATGGAGTAAACAATATATTAGTTATTGAACGTGATAGGGAATTAGGAGGTATATTACAACAATGCATACACAATGGGTTTGGACTACATATATTTAAAGAAGAATTAACAGGACCTGAATATGCAGAGAGATTCATAAAAGAACTATGTGAAATGGGTATAGAATTTAAATTAGATACAATGGTTTTAGACATAACGAAAGATAAGATTGTAACCGCTATAAATACAGTAGATGGATTAATAAATATACAAGCTAAGGCTATAATTTTGGCCATGGGGTGTCGAGAGAGAACTAGAGGTGCCTTAAGTATCGCTGGAACACGACCAGTAGGAATCTATAATGCAGGATTAGCTCAGCGCCTTATAAATATGGAAGGCTATATGGTAGGTAAAAAAGTAATAATATTAGGTTCAGGGGATATAGGTCTTATAATGGCTCGAAGACTAGTGTTAGAAGGAGCCGAAGTCATAGGAGTACTAGCTAGAGGTAGTTATGCAGCTGGATTAGGAAGAAATGTTGTACAATGCTTAGAGGACTATAATATACCTTTAATGCTAAGACACAATATCGTTAAAATTAATGGAAAAGATAGGGTTGAAAGTGTAGTAGTAGTGAAAACAGATGAAAATAAGAACCCTATACCTGGAACGGAAGAAATATATGAATGTGATACAGTTCTATTATCAGTTGGTTTAATTCCGGAAAATGAACTATCTGCTAATCTAGGAATACGACTAGATAGAAATACTGGTGGGCCTATTGTTAATGAATCAATGGAAACAAATACTGAAGGAATATTTGCTTGTGGAAATGTATTGCATGTTCATGATGTAGTGGATTATGTAACCCAAGAAAGCCAAAGAGCAGGTAGGGCAGCAGCAAGATATGTTAAAAATGAGTTTGTAACTAACAGCGAATATATAAAAACAAAACCTGGAAATGGCGTAAAATACATAGTGCCTCAAATAGTACAAATTGATAATTTAAAAGGACCAATAGAATTTTTCATGAGAGTTAGGGATGTTTACAATGACTCAAGAATTATAGTTAAACTTGACGATATAAAAATAAGAGAATTAAAAAGACAACACATGATTCCTAGTGAAATGGAAAGATTGGTGATAGATTCTAGATTACTAAAAGAAGGATCTATAATGACAGTAGAAATATGTAGTGGAGGTGAATTATAG